The DNA window tacttggcataagtgatacttgtgacctcacttgttgatttcaagctaacttttggtttTGGAACTTTCTAGAGAAAGGCACCATCCCCCAAGAAGGGAAGGACATATGTAGAGGCAAAGTTTACTATttggcaatagtttactatttttctggcatATGGTCCCTACAATcccactccctgaattcaaaccgtcgaccttttggtcagcaagttccgcagcgtAGAGGTTTAACCCAccgcgccatcaggggctcataccccgtttccccgaaaataagacagtgtcttatattaatttttgctcccaaagatgtactaggtcttattttcaggggatgtcttatttttccatcaaGAAGAAATTCATatttactgtaaaaaaaaaaagaacatttattatatactgtacaatagttgtcatcacaaaccagcataaccagacaaactgtgaatcctatcaagaatttcttgttactgccattatttccatgtaaaacagtCTATGGtaccgattctgcatgctctggtgttctggtcagcaggcatgcttccaaacaaaaactttgctaggtcttactttcaggggaggctttatatttagcaattcagcaaaaactctactaggtcttattttcaggggatgtcttattttcggggaaacagggtaggtagaaAGAACAGTAGAAGACTGAAAATGGCGAACTGCTACATGGCCAGCCCAGAGCAATAAATCTTAAAAGGAAAGTTCCATTGCTACATCATCAAAGGGGATtggagacagtggctagcaggaggaggaaagacaaaGCCCTTTTGGGAAAGCATGCATAGGAATGTAGAGAAAGCAATCTCTCAGCTTAGCCCtagcctagctactcattgatGACTGGAGACTTGACgacacaagagacttgtgcagttCAGGGATGAAACTCAACACATGCGCTTTCCTCGGGGCCGGCCTTTGGAATGACCTGCCGCCTTCTCCGTACGCACAGCCTCCCTCAGCAGGAACAAAGATGCCCCTGTGGCACATGCATTCTGGCCAGGCATCCGTCCAAGAAGCCGGGGCCCTGTCGGACCCAGGCCGCCCCCGTTTTTCTTGTGACGCCATGCAACCATGACCCGCAACAGCAGCcgggacaggaaggaaggaaaaaggcagGCTTGGGGTCACTCTGCACGTGCCCAGAGGCCCTTCCCCCGCACAGCGAGGGCGTCAACAGAAGGGCGCCCCTGTCAGCCCtccagaagggaaggaagggaagaatccAGGCCTTGTTTGTGGCCGGAGGTCCGTCAGCAGAGAGACCACGAGCGAGGGACCTTTGTGTTGGAGAATCTGAATggttaggctcaaaataacccacagttggggcaattccaccaaaatatagaaGAGCACTAGGAATAAAATCCTTAACCAGCAAAACGTACATGTGATGCAAAAAGATACGCTTCTATTCCTTAGGAGGGTTCAGGATCGCAGAGTCAGAGCTTTGGTTAAGAATATTTATTGAAGTCAAAagaaggtaaagtaaaggtaaagctttcccctgatgttaagttcagtcgtgaccgactctgggggttggtactcatctccatttctaagccgaagagccggcgttgtccatagacacctccaaggtcatgtggccattggcatgactgcatggagcgccgttaccttcccgccggagcggtacctattgatctactcacatttgcatgttttcgaactgctaggttggcaggagctggggctgacagcgggcgctcattccgctcctgggatttgaacctggggccttttggtccgtaagttcagcagctcagtgctttaacacactgtgccgccaGGGGCCCCCAGTCAAAAGaaatgcattgattttttttttcgtgtcaggagcaaccagagttgcttctggagtgagagaattggccgtctgcaaggacgttgcccaggggacacctggatgttttgatgttttaccatccttgtgggaggcttctctcatgtccccgcatggagctggagctgatagagggagctcatccgtgctttcccgggtgggattcgaacctggcagccttcaggtcaacaacccaaccttcaagtcatgaggcttttatccattaggccaccggaggctctaatgcattgataaaaaaaaatgcattgaTAAAAAGGTCTTGGAGCTAATTAGCTTACTGATCTCATCTTCTAAAGgaggtaaaaggtaaaaatatccatgcagctacattttgcctagagaggGGCAAAATATGCGTCCttacagggagaaaggaaaaaagcAGAAGGGCCTAAAATGATGATTCCCCGCCGGCAGGGCTCCTGTCATTGCTGACATCTCCCCCAAGGAGCCCCCATTTAGGGACAGCAGCAGCTCTGAAGACAAGGAGGGGGGCAATAAAGAAGAGATAGATCCTGGTGTGTCTTGTATTTGGGAGTGTTGTGGGTTCAGACAGTAAGGTTGGGCCATGGCTCCTAGGAGGGCGAGTGAGTGAGGGGCCGGGGCCAAAGGTCAGGGCCCCTTTCAAGCCAAAGGGCCAGGGTGGGGAGCAGTGGGAGTCAGTTCGGTTGGCTCAAAAGGACCCCCCAACTACAGACAGACAAGACAAACTCCAGCTGGAGGGCAAGGCTTTGGCTGGCTGCTCCTGTGCCTGGCTGCGGGCCAATCGGTGCTGCAATCGGAGCTTTTAATGAGGTTAATTAAACTGTATCAGACCTCCTCCGCGCAGGGATTCCCGTTCCTTGGCACTGAAGAGCCACCAGACGGGAGCAGAGCCACCGCTTGGCCTTGGATACTTGAGGCTCGGGGCAGCCCCCCCAAAACAAATTgaccttgtatgtgtgtgtgtgtaaaaggacccccccccccaagtcatgatctccttttccctctacttGGGCTTGTAGTCCCTTTCCCAGAAGGAAAGAGAGGTGCCAACATGAATCCCCTCCCAAGGAGGGCCTCTTCATCTGCAGAGAAGCTGGCTGGCCCCCAATTCAAGGTGGAGGCTTCAGCAGCCCCAGTCTCCCCCACAGCAGTAGCAGCCCAatatgctgtcgaaggctttcatggccagaatcactgggttgctgtgagttttccaggctgtatggctatgttccagagcattctttcctgatgtttcgcctgtatctatggcaggcatcttcagaggttgtgaggtctgttggaaactaggcaagtggagtttatatttatttatttattagcgacatttatatcccgcccttctcaccccgaaagggactcagggcggtttacatatatacatacaatatattatattatacaactatattgcaatattattagtaatattgcatgtaatataaatataccattttatgtatatacagtggagtctcacttatccaagctaaacaggccggcagaagcttggataagcgaatatcttggataataaagagggattaaggaaaagcctattaaacatcaaattagattatgattttacaaattaagcatcaaaacatcatgttatacaacaaatttgacagaaaaagtaattcaacatgcagtaattttatgttgtaattactgtatttacgaatttagcaccaaaatatcacgatatattgaaaacagtgactacaaaaatggcttggataatccagagggttggataagcggggcttggataagtgagactctactgtatgtggaatgtccagggtgagagaaagaattttgtctgttggaggcaagtgtgaatgttgcaattggccagcttgattagcattgcagcttcaaagccaaattcgaaccaccaacctttcagtctgcaagttcagctgcaccaccaggggctccctacaaatctggctaccactattttaaaaactctaaaatcaggacactaaataaagaacaacactcagacaacagaggaaacaatcagggccagctaacaccttccaacaaacaCTTCCCCTAGACAAGAAGCagctagaccttgaagctgaaaggctactcaatggtaatcaaggttgCCAATTGAAACTttcacacctgtctcaaacagacaagagttctttctcccacactaggcactattctgcagatatataaaccccacttgcctagtttccaacatacttcacaacctctgaggatgcctgccatagatgtgggcgatatgtcaggagagaatgcttctggaacatggccatacagtccggaaaactcacaataattCTGTGGCAGCCCATGTCCACAGAGCACTGGCGCCCTCTGCTGCCCATCCCATGGAAAGGCTCCTCCGCTGAGCCAAGCCACTTTCTAAAGACACAGGAGTGATCTAGCCATCCAGTGGATAATCCATAGATCCCTCTCCCAACTGGCCTTGTGGGGGTGGGTTGATGGGTTTTCTCTCAAGAGACTTGTCCAGCGGGGTGTCTCTCAGACCCCCCCTCCCTGCAGCCCACATCCTTTCCCACTGAAGAGTCTGAGGAAGGTCTTAGCATCaggtgtttattttaaaaaatagaggggGTCCACAcagtggggctggggtgggggtcaCAGAGATCTTCAACCCACAGTCCTCAATTCCACTTGAGGCCCAAGGACACTCTCAGCGTTTGCGCTGGAGCTTGAATTTGTAAATGGCCGGCCGGTTGACAGTTTCCTTCTTCACCTTCATTTTCTGCGTCTTGTCCTGAAAGGAAAGGACAGGGGAGGGGTCAGAAAAACAACTACATATGGAGAAGGACCTCCAAGGCTTTCTCGTCAGCAAGTGGGGGTGTTCTCCCCATTCCTGGGCACCCACCCTGATGACGTTGCCTGAACGGCCGCTGCCCAATAGCGACAGCAAAGCCTGGGGAGTTCAAAGGGGGTGAGCAAGGCCCTCCCCATAACGGCCCCTCCTCACCAAGAGATCCTTCCTTGTCTGGAGCTTCTGTGCAACAACAAACATCTCTCGTTCCCGCTCAATGCGTTGCCTCAGCAGATTGTACTGACTCTTCCTCTGGCGGGCCAATTTCTAGAGAAAGACAGATAAGAGATAAGTGTTTACCCCACTGTTACATTTGAAACCCTCCTAGACACTTCTAGCTCAGTAGTGTTTTAATAGGATTTTTTAATGACTGGATTATTATCATtagtaacggtaaaggttttcccctgacattaagtttcatcttgtctgactctgggggttggtgatcatcttcatttctaagccaaagagccggcgttgtccttagacaccttcatggtcatgtggccggcatgactgcatggagcaccgttaccttctcgccagagcagtacctattgatctactcacatttgcatgttttcaaactactatgttggcagaagttggggttaacagcgggagtttactccgctccccggattcgaactgccgaccttttggccagcaagttcagcagctcagcggtttaacccgctgcaccaccaggggcattattattattattttattatgacacagcaaacaagatagatatgctggatttcatatcacaaaatcacaagtcgaacacttcccaagtgtctaggactgtgtgatgtatttttggatgatgcgtgcagatcccagtagggtggccttttgcagttggcagattgtgattttattattattatttttatttatttatttattggctatATTTAATTTATCTGGGCCACCTTAAGGTCTCTGGGGaaagaagaaatacagtagtgtctcacttatccaacataaacgggccggcagaatgttggataagcgaatatgttggataataaggagagattaaggaaaagcctattaaacatcaaattaggttatgattttacaaattaagcaccaaaacatcatgttatacaacaaatttgacagaaaaagtagttcaagacgcagtaatgctatgtagtaattactgtatttacgaatttagcaccaaaatatcacgatgtattgaaaacattacaaaaatgtgttggataatccaaaacattggataagcgagtgttgaataagtgagactctactgtaaatcaacAACAGTGTTCCCAGTGGATGCACTTCCTCCATAGGGCTTCCTTGGGAAGGGTCTCCACAGCTGCCAGACCCTCTCCACCATTTCCTAGGGGCCTCCTCCCAGCAGCCCAAGGTTTTCTGATCAGGGAAATGCACTGAGAGGCTGTTAAAGGTTTGCCTTTTACTCTGGAGTAGATGCAGTAGTGGGCTAAGGGGGCCGGAGCTTTTACCCCCAGACCTGGCTCCACTGCAGCCTCGGGGGGAGTGGCTCCTCTTCTTCCCATGGTACTCGGATAGCAGTCCCATTGAGGCCGTGAGTGCAGCAGCAGAGGAGGTAGGCAGGTGTGAGCTCATTAGCagccttcttctttttcctcctcctcgggATTGGCCCCGACTTGCCCCACCGGCAGGAGCCAAGCCTGACTCAAGcctctggagaaggaggagggaacccGCCAGCCCCGACTTGCCTGGGATTCACTCTGGGATGAGGGTGGGGCCGCCTCTCCCCAGCGGCAGACCTGGGTTAGCGCCATGTCCCTCTCTTTCCGCAAAAGGTGTCTCCCACACGCCTGGTTGCTCAACCCCAGCGGCTTCCCTCTGCTTCCTGATCCAACTGTGTGGTGGGTCCCCCGGAGCACCATGGGGCTCTGGTGAGAAGGACTGGCAGCTATATCCAAATAGAACCCCTGAACTCCAGGCCTCATCCCCGACAGCCCTGCCACCACCCACAGCCTGGCTGAGCAACAGGTAGCTCTTTTATCTCCACCAGGAACATGTCTTTTCTGAGGCTGGTGGGTCTTAATTGCCAACTGGGGACCAGTCGACCCAGTGGCATAGAAGAGGCACTCGGTCTACTCTCTCAGCCCAAAGGAAGCCCAACATGACCCTTCGCAGACGCCGCAAGCCCCACAGACCTGCAACTGGACTGGGAGAGTCGCCCCACGAATCGGCTCCTTCTTCAGCATTTCAAGGGTCGGCCGGTTGTAGACTCGGCCCAGCAGCTCAGGCGCCGTGTTCAGATGGGCAGCAATGTCAAACTCTCGCACTGGACCAAAATAAAAGTCTTATTTGGTTAAGGCATTCCGGGTttgttctatcacaaaaacatcaCAGACAGAAGGACAACCCACCCCCTCAACCACTGTGTTCTGCTCCCAATCTGGAGTAGTGTCCAAGTTGCCTCTTCCTTTGTgtttaacatttttaaagcatctcCAGGATCTCCTTTTGGCTAAGGCTGCTTTAATCAAGGTGAAAAacagtatgtaacaaaatttggaaaaaaaatctgttcctgtttaAGTGTGTGGTATTTtctttgaaaggagttgttctactccagaaattttgtttttgtggctgccatttataattaattaattactatatttatataccgactttctcaaccctggggggggggggggaatcaagggAGGTTACAAAATATTACTGGTGGAAATAATACATATATGTACGCAACGtacatataatttaaaaaatcataactaAACGCTAACATACAGGTAtaaattaaaagcattaaaaccattaaacatccATACACAACATTATagcaccaattaggaaatggcatttataacccaggaacagaaactgCATTACAGTACTGTACATAGTATAATGAACAGACACAATAAAGTAAAGCAGGCAGACACCGGCGGCTATGACCAAGGTGCAGGGGAGGCAGAGCCTGTGgtcctttccccctccccattcCCAGCTAATGAATGGCTCCAGATCTAGCAGCTCCTGAGCAAGTACAAAGGACCTCCCGCGCATGCCTCACCTTCCCTTTTGGTGTCGAAGAAGAACGTGTGCTTATTAGGCTGCTTTCCTTCTGCCTCCAGGAGGTGGAGCTCTGACTTCAACCTTTCGATTTtctaggaagagagagagagagagagagagagagagattgaaagaGGAAACCCTCAGAGCCAAGCTGGGAATCTTTGAATGGCAGAGAATGGGGCTGGAGGTGTGATGGGGGGCTGCCTAGATTTGGATGCAGAACATTCtagggcccttctatactgccctatatcccaagatccaaGATTATTtgattatcccaggttatctggcagtgtaaacaatccagttcaaagcagatattgtgtctGTGCTTACTAtcacagttttatagttttaatggtttttgttttattgc is part of the Anolis carolinensis isolate JA03-04 unplaced genomic scaffold, rAnoCar3.1.pri scaffold_10, whole genome shotgun sequence genome and encodes:
- the utp11 gene encoding probable U3 small nucleolar RNA-associated protein 11 isoform X1 — its product is MAAAFKKAAKAGQRQHRERSQLSSRKHLGLLEKKKDYKLRAEDYHKKQNALRALRRKAQEKNPDEFYHRMTRVQLQDGIHLEKPQEEECTLEQQKLMKTQDLKYIEMKRVAEVKKIERLKSELHLLEAEGKQPNKHTFFFDTKREVREFDIAAHLNTAPELLGRVYNRPTLEMLKKEPIRGATLPVQLQSPMVLRGTHHTVGSGSRGKPLGLSNQACGRHLLRKERDMALTQVCRWGEAAPPSSQSESQKLARQRKSQYNLLRQRIEREREMFVVAQKLQTRKDLLDKTQKMKVKKETVNRPAIYKFKLQRKR
- the utp11 gene encoding probable U3 small nucleolar RNA-associated protein 11 isoform X2; translated protein: MAAAFKKAAKAGQRQHRERSQLSSRKHLGLLEKKKDYKLRAEDYHKKQNALRALRRKAQEKNPDEFYHRMTRVQLQDGIHLEKPQEEECTLEQQKLMKTQDLKYIEMKRVAEVKKIERLKSELHLLEAEGKQPNKHTFFFDTKREVREFDIAAHLNTAPELLGRVYNRPTLEMLKKEPIRGATLPVQLQKLARQRKSQYNLLRQRIEREREMFVVAQKLQTRKDLLDKTQKMKVKKETVNRPAIYKFKLQRKR